A stretch of DNA from Kwoniella mangroviensis CBS 8507 chromosome 1 map unlocalized Ctg01, whole genome shotgun sequence:
ACAAACAGCAAGGCATACActcaagtcagctgatgtacTCAAATTTCGATGAGTGCTGAACGACCAACGGACCATCCAAGACGGtacttccttcccttccacccGTACCCAAATGATGAGCGGATTGAACTTTCTTTCTGATCCGTCTCCTGTCACATCCCCCTCATTCTTCTGACCATGCGATACTCTTATACGCTTCTTAGTCATAATTTCTGCCAGCTTCACTCTCACAGGACTACTGGCGTTCTCTAGCCCAGTTATTACCAGCACTtctatctcatcctcagTCTCTTTATGTCTTTGCGCCTGTTTATGAGACCgttcgtcatcttcatatttACGATCAAGCAACGGACTATTCGGTTTCGAAACTTGATGGGATAAGTTGTTTTCCAGATGTTCCAATCCAGAGTGTTCATCAagtgatagatgatatactcTTAAATCGAATATCAACTTAATCATCTATACAGCCCAATCCCAGATCAGCTCGTCCCATGTTGGTCACTGGTTGACGAGCTTACGTGTTGTATGACTCGTACGAGGTTATCTACGTCCCTTTTGCCGGTATCTATCACCGCGCCTCCTTTTCTGACTATCATGGCTAGTAGCAGCACAGAGAACAAGGACGGGTTGATGGGCCAACCACCGAGGGAAGGATGAGCGAGGACATAGCGGAGGAGTAGAGGGGTGAAGGATGGGGAACCTATCTGAGGGAGATCGAAGGGTTGTTGGGGTGTCATATCCGGATGCGATCGTCGGACATTGTTGATTCGCTAGGATCATATGGGAAGGGTAGTCTACTTGGCAGCGACGACAAAGGTGGGCGAGAAGGATAGGAATGGAAATGCGATGATTGATGTCCAAGGATCTCTCTCTCTAACTTAGATGTATGGTGATGAAAGTGATGACGTGTAAGATGAGGGTGTGCtagatgatgttgatctttgttTGTCCGTGATGTGTGCCCATCCGGATTCGTTTGTTATCCTTCGTCTAATACTCGGATTGTCCTCGATCAGATATCATATATTGCAAGATTGATTTGTCAGCTCGCTCTCTATCCATTCAGAAAATTCCTCCTCGTACACCGTCTACGTCTCAGAGCCTCAATAACCTGTACCGAATAATGTCCGACCCCCCGACCCAACTTTCCCTACCCCCTACTCTCCCTTACCCAATCGCCATCACCCGACTGCTCGTCGCGCCAGGTAACTCCGTCAAGAGGGGTAGTCCTCTACTGGAATATTCCTTCATGTCCAAAGAGCAGCGCGAGGCTATATCGAAGAGGcagaaagaaggtcgaagAGCAGATATATCCAAAGGCGAGATTGAAGGCGATGATGGTTCGGGCACTTGGGATTGTTtagttgatggtgaggtaGCAGGATGGGAGGGCTGGATCAAAGTGGGAGTGAGGATCGAAAGAAGACAATCGAGGTAAGCTCCCAATCTTCCACGTCTGCGAAATCCGTTAGCTGAACTAGGACTGTAGTCAACCACTCCTGAACGTCCATCAGCCGTGCTCGCATCCTGTTCAATTACACGGAATGTGTGGGGTATGCGGTGCAGACCTCACAGAGTGAGCTAAATGATCCATATCTCATTACATGAAAGATAAGCTCATTCAACGACTGTATAAAGGGACGACTATCTCTCTGTACCTGCTCAAGCAAGTAGTTCGAATCAGGCTGGACCTTCAAGAGGATTCGAAGTGACCCACGACTCGATGGGTGTGACAGTATCCAAGAACGTACGTCtcagctcatcatccagCAGCTTTGTCCTGGTCTTAATGAGCTGATATGTATAATTGGGGTGACAGGAAGCACACCGATTAGATAACCTAACTCGAGATGCGCTTCTATCCTCACGTAAACTATCATTAATCGTTGACCTAGATCAAACTATCATCCATACCACTGTCGATCCAACAGTAGCAGAATGGATGGACGAGATCGATCAGTATAATCGCGAAACGGAATCTGCATCACCTCAACAACCCCAGGATCAACGTTCTACCACTCCCCCTGCCTTACCTCCCGATGCAAATGACAAAATCAACACTACCCCACCTACATCTCCTCATAACGCCAATGCCACCCTACCTCAACTCCCGCCTTCTCCaccaagagaaagagaacggAATCCCAATACCGATGCTCTCAAGGATGTAGCGAGATTCCAAATTGCCGATGACCTTCCACCGGGTTATGTCAAACCCAAGATCAAGCCCGGtcaggagaagatgatacagATGCAAGGTCGATGGTATTTTACTAAACCAAGGTCAGTTCAGCTGTACTGTATCTGCCATGGCCTCAAACACGTTGAATCGTAGCTGACACATCGAATGGAATAACTCGGGTTCAGACCCGGATTACAGAAATTTCTCGATGAGATGTCAGAGCTGTACGAGATGCACGTATACACTATGGGAACGAGGTCGTACGCCGATGCGATTTGCAATGTCATTGATCCCGACGGTAAGATCTTTGCAGGGAGGATATTGAGTAGGGACGAGAGTGGAAGTAAGCTACCTCTTGTATTTCAGAATCATCGATTGTGGAagggaagctgatttgatgatcCCAATAACAGGTTTCAGCTCGAAAAATCTTAAAAGGCTGTTCCCGACTGATACGTCCATGGTGGTAGTGATAGATGATAGGTCGGATGTTTGGGCGGATTGTCCGAATCTGGTAAAGGTCGTACCGTGTGAGTATAACGCATCGCGCTATTCATACCGAACCCACATGCTATCGCATGACATCGGATGATGGCCTTCAACCTGTGCTCACCCATATACATCACCCAGACGACTTTTTCCTTGGAATCGGagatatcaactcatcctTCCTGCCCAAAAATAAATCCACCCCATCGCCCTCATCCACTGCCACCTCTCCGACAGCCGCTTCATCGCCcgcttcctcatctgatctgTCGACTCCACCACCAGCTACCCCTGAAGATGTACCGTcgatcgaagatggtttgttGTTGAAAGCGAAATTACTCGATGATCTCAGTGAGAGCAGACCGTTGGCTAAGATGCAGGAAAAGTTGGAGCATGACATCCAGCCGGATGGCGAAAGGGACAAAGTAGACGTTTTTCCGATCGGTGCAAAGTCCGAAACCGACGAAGTGGATGGTGCTCCAACGGGGCAGACAGCTCCTGATGTTGAAGTGGAACAAAACGAAGGCGCGAGCGAAAGTACACTGAGCCCTACGATACCATCAACACCACCTAGAGCTAAGAAACCACTGTTGAATCCAAATGATTACGAGCTGCTCAGAGTGACCGATGTGAGCTGCTTGAGTCTCGTGGCAATTCAGTCCCGGCAGCTGACTAGTGTTTAGATCCTCACTGAGATCCATCACCGATTCTACCGAGCATTTGATTCTCTCGAATCGTGGGATCCGAGCACATCTCTACCTATGAGTTGCGATGTCGAggtcagcttcttcttctgcgacAGTTCATCTCgtttgatcagctgacgTATTCACATGTGATAGTTCATCATTCCCGAGCTAAAATCCAAAGTGTTGGAAGGGTGCAACCTAGTATTCAGCGGCTTGATACCTCAAGCTGTTAATCCTGAGACGTAATTACTTTTTTCCATATATAGTCTCTATTAGCCACCTCGATCTCTTCACTGATTGTCTACTGATGAAATCAATCTCATAGAACCGAGATATGGCAGACTGCCGAAACGTTTGGAGCTCTCTGTTCTCTATCCGTTCACCCACGCATAACCCATTGTGTCACTGCTACGCTCAATACGGAGAAGACTTATAAATCCAGTAGAATACCTGACGTTAAGATAGTCTGGGCGAATTGGTTTTGGGATAGTATAGCATTGTGGAATAGGCAGGACGAAAACAAGTATTTCGcgcagaaggagaagcaaCGGTCGGATCCTATTACACCAGTCTTAGTAGCTGAGGTACTTGAGAATACGAATCGAAATGGGAGTAATGGGGAATCATCCTTGGTCCAGAACGTGGATAATATCGAccaaaaagagaaaaaggataGTGCAGATGATGGATTAGATGGTCcgacagaggaagaaggggaataTGAAGATATGGACGATGATGCTCAAGTGGGAAAAGGGTGGGACGAAGGTGCAGATGCCGAGTGGGACGCATTCAtggctgaagatgatgatgatgaagggtatGGGACAGATAGTGGTAGTGTCAGATCTATTAATACGTAAGTTCACCTTGCGACGAAGACGTATCATATTCGATTCTCTAACATTTTGCTTGGTTCATTTTCAGTGCCCCCTCAACGCCTAGcaagaagagagtgagatATGCGGACGAAGAGAGTTTGCCTTTGGAGGATTTCAAAGATCCATCGCCTACTGAGTAAGTCTCGATCCTGAAAACTTGAACAACAATGCATGTAAAAATGGGAATGGCATATTGACTTTTCTTCGCTCTGACGTGTTTAGcccagatgatcaacctgcCAAAAGACGTAAACCGTTGTTGCTTGAAGCTGCCACTGAAAATGATCAGATACCTGCAGAGAATCGATTCCAGTATAAAGACAAGGGCAAAGATAAAGGACAAGGAACAGGAAAGACAGATGATAGTCATGTACCAGTCGTCACGcggggagaagaagaagagaaagatgtgGATGAGCAGAGTGTAGCTGAGACCGAAGGTACGGAAGGTGCAGAACAAGATGAGTTCGCTATGATGGTAAGTCGTCGCGCAATTGTCTCGGCCCTTGAATGACAGGCTGATGGCAGTGAGTACTGGTTATGTAGTTGATGGATAGTCTGGCCAATGGCGAAGAAGCTGagggggaagaagaagaataagagtCATTTGTCGGTATCACGCATTTCATTCCGAGACCTTGTTATACATTGGGTGTGTTGGGATTTGGTCGACCTTTCTCAAAGTTTTTTTTTGAATTGATCTtgttgtactgtatgatctATCACATCTTATCACATCACCTTGTACTCTTTAGCTATCATCACTGACATGCACAGCATCTTGTCATTTCATGAGgcatcgatcaaatcaaacgGTTGAATTGATCTAAATGCTCAGTCAGTACTGTCTCTCCTTAGCTCCTCCATTTGTCATGATTACCATGACAATCGGCATGTATTTCTCTTAATCACACCGATTCATACAATATACAGGATCCATACCTATCCCCTTTCTCATTTACTAGCTACAAACTGTCTTCTATTCAATAATAAACCTTTGATAGCCCTAATCTCTTTCCTCGTAttatcccattcttcccctGTCCCTCCTATCACATCTCTACTCTGATTCTTATCTTGGTTCAGATGGTTAGAAAGCGAATTCATATTCACACCATAACTGCTCATCCCTCCTGTGGTCGAACGAGATAAGAACAACTGATGATGAATAGAAGAAGTATATCCCTCCAAAGTCGATATTACAGATAATCTAGTAGTTGACGTAGCGTCCATCGAAGATGACAAGATCTTTAATTTCGATATCAACCTTGTTAATGGGGTGATAGGAATGATCTCGTCAATTTCGTCATTGGCACGTTGAATTGTCGACGGTTCGGAATGAAGTGATGATATACTTGATGAGATTTCTTTCAAACTGGCTTCTTCCCTCTTATCCTCCCCGTGCCCGTTCCCTCCATCCTCTACGTCTATCTCAGTATGATTAGACTTAGGATACAATCCTAATGCCCTGAGTTTCCTTATTCCCTCTAAAAGGTTATTGACTCGTTCAGTCTGCTGGACCACCAGAGCCTTTCgagctgagaaggaagaatggagtAAGGGGAGGATGAATATTGACCATATTCCAGCTACGGCTGAGGACAGACcgaggaggatggagaggatgtaAGTGAGTCGACGGATGAAGAGTAGGGTTCTGGATGGTGAGGCCTGTGAAATGAAAGGCCAACAGTCAATTTCAATTTACAGCACAATTACGGGTCACGTTGATGGCGAGACAAAGATTATCGTCGAGCATGTCGAGCTATAATCCTGCGGAAGGATGCATATTACTCACAGGTCTAGGGGGATGATATAAcctcaattcccttcttATCGGCTGATGGTATTGTGTTGGTGTCGGTATCGACGTCGTCAAttgttcatcttgaggtGGTGAAGCTCCAAATAAAGGATCGGTGGTAGCTTGGAAGCTGTCATTGGTAGAAGGACCACCTTGGCTAACAGTTGGTCGTGAGGCAAGTGAGTCTGTCGTGGGAGTGGATGAAGGGGGAGGAGCACCGAAAAGTGGATTATTAGTCGGGTCATCCTGCTTGTTGTTGCTGCCGTTGTTGTTCTCTGACATGATTGATTTTACGATAGACGTGCTTCTCTATGTATATTAAGtgagatgaagttgaataCAAAGTAGTtatgaaagatgaagagagaggatgaagatgaggcaTGGATTTACATCTCGAGTGGTATTGTATAGATTTCTTTCCGGTTATGACATCTATCCATCCTGAACCATCATCCGATCACTCGCTGCTCCCTGTCAACATCcttctgctcttcctctCGCATCACCACATCCTCGCATCCTATCAATGACACCAAACATGTCAATACCCACACCGGATCTACTCTCACCTGCTATCCAACCTCCTTCAGCAGGTACGTGTTGCGCAAATGCCCTTCCTTGATTTACATCGCTTTCAACTTGCATCATTCATCTAGGCTGACCAACACCCATTACCTTAATTAGAAACGATGATGGCCAACTCCATCGTCACTCAGCCCACAGCTTTGGAGGCATTAGAGCAttacaagaagaaagatgcgTCAAAGGGTGGGTCAATAATCGCCCTTACTTTGTCAGATCTGTGCCGTGCTGACTCTATagataatccttcttcatctcatctcatctcatctcatctcatctcatctcatctcatcttccttatctACGAACAGTCGTCGTCCGATTCAAAGCGATAGGTTCAGCTCCGATAATGAAGAACAACGTGTTCAAAGCTACTGCAGGACATAAATTCCAAGCTGTCATACTGTTTCTGAGACAGCAGTTGGgcatgaagaaggaagaggcCTTGGTAAGTTGACTCAAGTAGAATATCAAACCCCTTCTTGCGACGTTCATTCAACCCCAAAGGTAAGATAGATCTGTGAGACCTTCGCTAACATCAATCGGATAATCTTGTTGCCTCACAACTGCAGTTCACGTACATCAACGCCGCCTTCGCTCCGGCACCGGACGATACAGTAGGAAACCTCTATAAATGTTTCGGGACGGAGGGTCATCTGATAGTGAACtataggtgagtgatcatgCCGTATTTACTAATATCATAAAATTTCGAATATCGAATACGTTTCATTTTAccaatctgaatctgaatctgaatctgtgCGTGGAGTAAGGAGATGCTAACGTGAAAATGTGAAAACGTTTGGGTGAATGTAGTAATACCCAAGCTTGGGGATAATCGATCCTGGATACCAACTGGATGATCTAAGATTGTAACATTTGTATGATTAATGATATAATAAAACGATGTAAACGACCTATTACGATGAACAAGTGCTGTCCGTATACAACCATCAGCAGTCGAATGTACTGCTGCAGGCCAATTAGCACAATAGAACAGGACGCCGACATGGTACCCACAGTGACCATGAGTCATACTGCACAATGCTCACTCACCCAGTCGCTGAATCGTCCAAATCGTTTGATAGAAACAGGCATGATATCGCATCAATCAAGCAGTAAAAGAATGAATCAATGAGATTGACTATACTGACAACAAACAGCTGGTGGTTGACTTGGGGGAGTAGTCCAAGCAATTCATCTGACTTGTACAGTGCAAAACGTTGGCGATACATGTTATCGAAGGCTAATCTGGAAGACATGTAGATATGCATTTGATCATCGTTACATTGAGATAAGACTCGATTTAATCCTACCTCTCCTCTCATTTTCTCTCTCCTACAACTACGAGTAgactctctctctctctatcatATACATCTGTATAAGTAGTACCATACGTTATACAATATTTCATTTTTGCGTGGTAACATGTGTCTTTTGATTGTTTTTCCAATAACATTTCGTTTCAGTGATAAAATAGGCGACGAAAGATATTGAAACTTTCCTTTTTCATGAGTATGCGCccgtgatgatgatgctcagAGATCGAGACGATtcaatcaccaaatcatACCGTGGTGATATAATTCGCCCACTGTGCTTGACTTGAACTAGACTCTAACACCCTCTAACCTCCTTCCTTAGCCAGCCAACATACCTAGCCAAGAACTGAACCTGTTCGAAACTTTCGATAGCcttcaatcctcttctaGATCGTATCATAGCTATCACCCTCTCCACTACACTCATCACTATCTGATGTTCCAGTTCCTGTGGCAATGGTtcgttcttgttcttctggGTAGAAGCTGATTCAACCAAcaaaagagatggatgaggttgTACAAAACCCATTTTGATCGCCCATGCACAAGCTGTTAGACCCGCTCTGCCTACTCCGCCTGAACGATATCAAACCACAAATCCGCACTGGTCAGTACAAATGTTCAAAACATTGTGGTCATGATCACACATCACACTGACCTCGACAATGGACCAAGACGTTGACACCCTGGAGAGAGTATTTGGTAGCGATCAAAGTGATTTGAGAATCAAATAATCCGATGTTCACAGGTGTGAATCCATCAGGCATAGGTAATCTGCCAATGCGACACCGACACAAGCACACGCACATCGTAAGTAAAGGATAACAAGACAAAACGCAGAAGAGGCAAGAGAAAACAAAACACACCGAATCACATCGAGACCGATCTCGTTGGCGATCTCACGGTAAGTCTCCCATGGTACACCGAGCAGAGCAAGTTCAGGATCATCCAGACAGCTGTATTGTATGCATCATACACCAGAAAAAAGAACAAGCAAAACAAAGGAAAATGGTGTATTAGCGAGTGTTGCTATTGGTATATTTAATGCGGAAAAGAACCACTTACCAGACAAGACATCCCACACCTTCTGACTTGATCCTCCTTAGATCCGTGGCCAAATCCCTACAGACGGGTCCTCTACCTCTACTAGGTCCATCAAGTCTCAGTCTTTTACCCGGACAACTGCTTAACAACAGATTCCCAACGACTTTTCGATCAGTCTGCTGTTGACCAAAATGATTATTAACAGGACTAGGTATAATAGCTGGattaggtgtaggtgggaCGTaagacaacaacaacgatggCACGTCGATTTTCGATGCTAGTagcaggtgagtttgagaaAAAGGTCCCGTTGGAGGAGGCATGACCATATGTTTGGTCAAGATCGGTAAGAGATCCGAGGGGAAGAATGGGGAAATGATGATCGGGTGTGTATCAGATGTTTT
This window harbors:
- a CDS encoding ubiquitin-like protein ATG12 → MSIPTPDLLSPAIQPPSAETMMANSIVTQPTALEALEHYKKKDASKVVVRFKAIGSAPIMKNNVFKATAGHKFQAVILFLRQQLGMKKEEALFTYINAAFAPAPDDTVGNLYKCFGTEGHLIVNYSNTQAWG